The sequence AGTAAGATGACCAAAAGTGCCCATGACGGACTTTTAAATCCAAAGAAAACAATACTCCAAAGAGCATTAAAAAGAAGCTGAAAACCAAAGTGATAGAGGGCGGTCTTTACCCAGATATGATGAAAACCTTTAGACCAGACTATTCCAGCAGCAACCCCCATTAATATGTATAGTGATGTCCATACAGGAGCAAAAATCCAATTGGGTGGATTAAAACTTGGTTTGTTCAAAGTGAGGTACCAATCATTCACAGAGCTCTGGGTAGCAAAGCTGGATAGAAAACCTATTAAAAGGCAAATTGTAACAGCAATTAGGATGTAAACAACCTTTTTCTTCATGATCGGCACAATTCCCCCTAAAATAAGAATTTATTTGTACCCATATCCCCTCAAGCGCAATGCATCTTTTATATTTGCTCAAATATTTTTCTAATGACAGAAAAAGACTTTGTACCCAATCCATATACTAATTTACCTTCAGGAGGAAAGGTGACTTGGAAAGCCCCCAGTAATATTGCTTTGGTTAAGTATTGGGGAAAAAAAGCAAATCAGATTCCGGCTAACCCTTCAATCAGTTTTACATTGGATGCTTGTGCAACGACAACATCGGTTTCTTATACTAAAAAGGAGGATATATCACAATTGTCTTTTGATTTGTTCTTTGAAGGCAAGCCTAAAGAAGATTTTAAACCTAAAATTCTAACCTTTTTTGAACGAATTGAAGCCTACCTGCCATTTTTAAAAGCCTATCACTTTAAAATTGAAACCTCAAACTCTTTTCCCCATAGCAGTGGTATTGCTTCTTCTGCCAGTGGAATGGCAGCTTTGGCGCTATGTTTAGTAGAGATTGAAAGGACTATAAATAGAGATATTACAGATACTTTTTTCAAGAAAAAAGCATCTTTCTTAGCTCGTTTGGGCTCTGGAAGTGCTTGTAGAAGTATTG is a genomic window of Flagellimonas sp. CMM7 containing:
- a CDS encoding TspO/MBR family protein; translation: MKKKVVYILIAVTICLLIGFLSSFATQSSVNDWYLTLNKPSFNPPNWIFAPVWTSLYILMGVAAGIVWSKGFHHIWVKTALYHFGFQLLFNALWSIVFFGFKSPSWALLVILLLLTLIILTIKWFKVVSKTAAFLLVPYLLWVLFASVLNYKIWELN